A window of the Glaciimonas sp. CA11.2 genome harbors these coding sequences:
- a CDS encoding DMT family transporter: MSTHHKPLDGLAIGLMLLLCICWGFQQVAVKLALPVMPSTLQIALRSGGAALLVCLFMLWRGDGFSLRDGTFWPGLVAGALFGGEFLCVSIGLNYTTASHMSVFLYSAPIFTVLALHWLVPGERLGLLQWCGVLTAFLGIVVALAAGFFDGEATPVSVLGDALGLAAAAFWAATIIVIKKSCLSTAKPSKTLLYQLGVATVMLLGFAFATGQASIGPMTEVTWMSLLFQTVVIAFASFLTWFWMLRRYLASRLSVFSFLTPLVGVGFGVLILNDPVGLPFAIGAVLVLTGIVMVNRRQS, from the coding sequence ATGTCGACGCACCATAAACCCCTGGATGGCCTTGCCATTGGCCTGATGCTCTTGCTGTGCATTTGCTGGGGCTTCCAGCAAGTGGCGGTCAAACTGGCGCTGCCAGTGATGCCATCCACCTTGCAGATCGCTTTGCGCTCGGGCGGTGCGGCATTGCTGGTCTGCTTGTTCATGCTATGGCGAGGTGACGGATTTTCGCTACGTGACGGCACTTTTTGGCCGGGCTTGGTGGCTGGTGCATTGTTTGGCGGAGAGTTTCTGTGTGTCTCGATTGGCCTCAATTACACCACCGCATCGCATATGTCGGTTTTTCTGTATAGCGCCCCCATTTTCACCGTACTGGCGCTGCATTGGCTGGTTCCGGGCGAACGGTTGGGGTTGCTCCAATGGTGCGGTGTGCTGACTGCATTTTTAGGAATCGTGGTGGCGTTGGCGGCAGGTTTTTTTGATGGTGAGGCCACGCCTGTAAGTGTGCTTGGCGATGCGCTTGGTTTGGCAGCGGCGGCGTTTTGGGCAGCCACCATTATCGTGATCAAAAAAAGCTGTTTATCTACAGCTAAGCCGAGCAAAACATTGCTGTATCAACTAGGTGTGGCAACCGTGATGCTATTGGGTTTTGCTTTTGCTACGGGACAAGCGTCTATCGGACCAATGACGGAAGTGACGTGGATGAGTTTATTGTTTCAGACGGTTGTGATCGCTTTTGCGAGTTTTTTGACATGGTTCTGGATGTTGCGCCGTTATCTGGCGTCCCGATTGTCCGTGTTTTCGTTCTTAACGCCGCTCGTTGGCGTCGGTTTTGGGGTGTTGATACTTAACGATCCGGTGGGCTTACCGTTCGCAATCGGAGCAGTATTGGTGCTGACAGGTATCGTCATGGTGAATCGGCGGCAGAGTTGA
- the argS gene encoding arginine--tRNA ligase, with product MLAQQKQHIIDLFNAALQPIIVGTDVHPTITLERPRDPAHGDIACNIAMQLAKALKKNPRELAQSLVAAVMANPSHVNVIAGADIAGPGFINLRLTAAAKQEVVKVVLQQGAAFGKSTVGEGKKVLVEFVSANPTGPLHVGHGRQGALGDAMSSLFQTQGYDVTREFYYNDAGVQIATLATSVQARAKGNKPGDTDWPESAYNGDYIADIARDFLAKKTVEASDGEPVTASGDLDDVESIRKFSVTYLRREQDLDLQAFGVKFDNYYLESSLYKDGKVNHAVETLIAAGKTYELDGALWLRTTDYGDDKDRVMKKSDGTYTYFVPDVAYHIVKWQRGFGKVINVQGSDHHGTIARVRAGLQAVDAGIPQGYPDYVLHKMVTVMKNGEEVKISKRAGSYVTVRDLIEWSSGDAVAEDGSRDLTRGRDAVRFFLISRKADTEFVFDVDLALSQSDENPVYYVQMAHARICSVLAQWDGDESTLSGVDLSLLTAPREASLMAKLAAYPDMLEHALEELGPHQVAFYLRDLAGELHSYYNAERVLVDDEALKLARLALMVATRQVLRNGMALIGISAPNRMLRDPVEVVA from the coding sequence ATGCTTGCGCAACAAAAACAACACATTATTGACCTTTTTAACGCTGCGTTGCAGCCAATTATCGTTGGTACAGATGTACACCCAACCATCACGCTGGAACGTCCGCGTGACCCTGCGCATGGCGACATTGCTTGCAACATTGCCATGCAATTGGCGAAGGCACTGAAAAAAAATCCGCGTGAATTGGCGCAATCATTGGTTGCTGCCGTAATGGCGAATCCTTCACACGTTAACGTGATTGCGGGCGCTGACATTGCCGGGCCGGGGTTTATCAACTTGCGTCTGACCGCCGCAGCCAAGCAAGAAGTGGTCAAAGTGGTATTGCAACAAGGTGCGGCATTCGGGAAGAGCACTGTTGGCGAGGGCAAGAAAGTATTGGTCGAATTCGTCTCCGCCAATCCTACCGGACCATTGCACGTCGGTCATGGTCGTCAAGGCGCGCTGGGCGACGCAATGTCGTCCCTGTTTCAAACGCAGGGCTACGATGTCACCCGTGAGTTTTATTACAATGACGCCGGTGTTCAGATTGCAACACTGGCAACCTCCGTTCAGGCGCGTGCCAAAGGCAATAAACCGGGCGATACCGATTGGCCTGAATCCGCATATAACGGCGATTATATTGCCGATATCGCCCGTGATTTTCTAGCCAAAAAGACCGTAGAAGCCAGCGACGGCGAACCGGTTACCGCCAGCGGCGATCTGGACGATGTTGAGTCAATTCGTAAGTTTTCCGTCACCTATTTGCGTCGTGAGCAGGATCTGGATTTACAAGCGTTCGGCGTCAAGTTTGATAACTATTATCTTGAGTCGTCGTTGTACAAAGATGGCAAGGTCAACCACGCCGTTGAAACACTGATCGCCGCAGGTAAAACCTACGAACTCGATGGCGCACTATGGTTGCGCACCACCGACTACGGCGATGACAAAGACCGCGTGATGAAAAAATCCGACGGCACGTACACCTATTTTGTGCCGGACGTCGCCTATCATATTGTCAAATGGCAACGTGGTTTTGGTAAAGTCATCAACGTTCAGGGCAGCGATCACCACGGTACCATTGCACGGGTACGGGCCGGATTGCAAGCGGTCGACGCGGGCATTCCGCAAGGCTATCCGGATTACGTTCTGCACAAGATGGTCACCGTCATGAAAAATGGCGAGGAAGTAAAAATTTCCAAACGTGCCGGTTCTTACGTCACCGTGCGCGATTTGATCGAATGGTCTTCTGGCGATGCGGTAGCGGAAGACGGTTCCCGCGACTTGACGCGTGGCCGTGATGCCGTGCGTTTCTTCCTGATTTCACGTAAGGCCGACACCGAATTTGTATTCGATGTCGATCTGGCGCTATCCCAATCAGATGAAAATCCGGTGTATTACGTACAAATGGCGCATGCGCGGATTTGCTCAGTGCTGGCCCAATGGGACGGCGACGAGTCGACCCTCAGCGGTGTTGATCTGAGTCTGCTGACCGCACCGCGCGAAGCCTCATTGATGGCTAAACTGGCCGCCTATCCCGATATGCTGGAACACGCATTGGAAGAACTCGGCCCGCATCAGGTTGCATTCTATTTGCGGGATCTGGCCGGTGAACTGCATAGCTATTACAATGCTGAACGTGTGCTGGTCGACGACGAAGCGCTGAAGTTGGCGCGTCTGGCGCTGATGGTGGCCACGCGCCAGGTGCTGCGCAATGGTATGGCATTGATTGGTATTTCGGCACCTAACCGCATGTTGCGCGATCCGGTCGAAGTCGTTGCATAA
- a CDS encoding SRPBCC family protein, whose amino-acid sequence MKFAHLIEINDPLNPLIKPLTSEQLWRGLVLRAEQPMLFVPHLDACQILEKSIDSLSRELRYGKIIIRDIVTYLPQLQVRYQVPPQEELLGSSLTMTIEQPQQDALFVRFSYTDESSGTAISAEEEMVDEFRRSAYLQADIDTIRIIRELVDSDKLN is encoded by the coding sequence ATGAAATTTGCGCATTTAATCGAAATTAATGATCCGCTTAATCCATTGATTAAGCCGTTGACCTCTGAACAACTTTGGCGCGGGCTAGTCCTGCGCGCTGAACAGCCGATGTTATTCGTTCCGCATCTGGACGCATGCCAAATCCTGGAAAAATCGATCGATTCGCTCTCGCGAGAGTTGCGTTACGGCAAAATCATCATCCGCGATATTGTGACGTATTTACCGCAATTGCAAGTGCGTTATCAGGTCCCACCGCAAGAGGAATTGTTGGGATCAAGTCTGACCATGACTATCGAGCAACCTCAACAGGACGCACTGTTTGTACGTTTTTCGTATACCGATGAATCGAGCGGGACCGCTATCAGCGCAGAAGAGGAAATGGTCGATGAGTTTCGTCGGAGCGCCTATTTACAGGCAGATATCGACACAATCCGCATAATCCGAGAATTAGTGGACAGCGATAAGCTAAACTAA
- a CDS encoding PACE efflux transporter: MTISTLFRRILHAILFEIGALVILVPLMSYGLGLELFHFGALALILALCAMACNMLYNHGFEWFETRYGWVRTIAVRVGHTLGFELCFMAVALPITAWWMSISVVQAFMLDLVFSVFFMVYAFCFNWLYDIARRRLKMRTE; encoded by the coding sequence TTGACTATCTCTACTTTATTTCGCCGTATCCTTCATGCCATACTTTTTGAAATAGGCGCACTCGTTATTCTGGTCCCGTTGATGTCATACGGACTTGGACTAGAACTGTTTCACTTCGGCGCGCTGGCATTGATCCTGGCACTTTGCGCAATGGCTTGCAATATGCTCTACAACCATGGATTTGAATGGTTTGAGACACGTTATGGCTGGGTCAGAACCATTGCCGTCAGAGTGGGTCATACACTTGGCTTTGAACTCTGCTTCATGGCTGTGGCCTTACCCATTACCGCCTGGTGGATGAGTATCAGCGTGGTTCAGGCATTTATGCTGGATCTGGTGTTTTCGGTATTTTTTATGGTGTATGCCTTTTGCTTTAACTGGCTCTACGACATCGCGCGTCGTCGCCTGAAGATGCGAACTGAGTAA
- a CDS encoding UvrD-helicase domain-containing protein has product MSSTPNFGLNAPQREAVKYMDGPCLVLAGAGSGKTRVITQKIAHLIEDCGYEPRHIAALTFTNKAATEMQERIAKLLKEPKQAKHITVSTFHSLGVKILRQEARELGLKDRFSIMDSDDCFSIVQDLAITTDKQLIRRIQTAMSLWKNGLIDPEQALNQAVTEDEAQAARIYLSYVATLKAYQAVDFDDLIRFPVELFRTNEVVRDKWQRRLRYLLVDEYQDTNTCQYELVKLLVTGVGKKPMFTAVGDDDQAIYAWRGATIENLKTLQVDFPDLKVIKLEQNYRSSTRILQAANAVIGNNPKMFEKSLWSDHGLGDPIKVMGMEDDEKEAEQIAIMLSAHRFERRAKFADYAILYRGNHQARIFEKALRRERIPYVMSGGQSFFDKAEIKDIISYLRLIANEDDDPAFIRAITTPKRGVGQATLEILGTVAGQWQCSLFEAVFKGGIDAKLSDRQLYPLRQFGNFINQLESRASRIGPAGSGENAAAILDDMMKEINYEGYLYDSFDDRQAQSKWQNVLDFTNWLKEKGTGGKDGTGEEKNLLELTQMVALMSMLDGRDEEPDAVRMSTLHASKGLEYPHVFLIGVEEGILPHKGDPDAPIEVIAARIEEERRLMYVGITRAQRSLHVSWCKKRKRAGESVHCDMSRFIKEMKLDEGDAVPTEDEVITPQNRLANLKALLQKPRVA; this is encoded by the coding sequence ATGTCGTCTACTCCCAATTTTGGTCTCAATGCCCCACAACGGGAAGCCGTCAAATACATGGACGGCCCATGCCTGGTGTTAGCGGGCGCTGGCTCGGGAAAGACGCGCGTCATCACCCAAAAAATCGCGCATCTGATCGAAGATTGCGGCTATGAACCACGCCATATTGCGGCGCTGACTTTTACCAACAAAGCCGCGACCGAGATGCAGGAGCGGATTGCCAAGTTGTTAAAAGAACCAAAGCAAGCCAAACACATCACCGTGAGTACATTCCACTCGCTAGGTGTGAAGATTTTGCGGCAAGAAGCGCGTGAGTTAGGGCTAAAAGACCGATTTTCGATCATGGATAGCGACGATTGCTTTTCAATTGTGCAAGATTTAGCGATCACCACAGACAAACAATTAATTCGCCGGATTCAGACCGCCATGTCTTTATGGAAAAACGGTTTGATTGATCCAGAGCAGGCGCTCAATCAAGCCGTCACAGAAGATGAAGCACAGGCAGCGCGTATTTATCTGAGCTATGTGGCAACACTGAAGGCTTATCAAGCTGTCGATTTTGACGATTTGATTCGATTCCCGGTCGAGTTATTTCGCACTAACGAAGTTGTACGTGACAAATGGCAGCGCCGTTTGCGTTATTTGCTGGTGGACGAATATCAGGACACCAACACGTGCCAGTACGAATTGGTGAAATTGTTGGTCACCGGCGTCGGCAAAAAACCGATGTTCACAGCGGTGGGCGATGACGATCAGGCAATCTATGCATGGCGCGGCGCGACCATTGAAAATCTGAAAACGTTGCAAGTCGACTTCCCTGATCTAAAAGTGATCAAGCTGGAACAAAATTACCGCTCTTCGACCAGAATTTTGCAAGCTGCCAACGCTGTCATTGGCAACAATCCGAAAATGTTTGAAAAATCGCTCTGGTCCGATCACGGTCTCGGTGATCCGATCAAAGTCATGGGGATGGAAGATGATGAGAAGGAAGCTGAGCAGATCGCCATCATGCTATCGGCGCATCGCTTTGAGCGCCGCGCCAAGTTTGCCGATTATGCGATTCTGTATCGCGGCAATCATCAAGCCCGCATTTTTGAAAAAGCCCTGCGGCGCGAGCGAATCCCTTATGTGATGTCGGGCGGTCAGAGTTTTTTTGACAAGGCCGAGATCAAAGACATCATTAGTTATTTACGCCTGATCGCCAATGAAGACGACGATCCCGCGTTTATCCGCGCCATCACAACGCCAAAACGTGGGGTTGGTCAGGCCACTCTGGAAATATTGGGAACGGTCGCCGGACAATGGCAATGCTCGTTGTTTGAGGCGGTTTTTAAAGGCGGTATTGACGCCAAACTCTCCGACCGGCAGCTCTACCCGCTACGTCAGTTCGGCAACTTTATCAATCAACTTGAGTCTCGGGCCAGCCGCATCGGCCCCGCTGGCAGCGGCGAAAATGCGGCGGCGATACTCGACGATATGATGAAGGAAATCAATTACGAGGGTTATCTGTACGATAGCTTCGATGATCGTCAGGCCCAAAGCAAATGGCAAAACGTTCTCGACTTTACAAACTGGCTCAAGGAAAAGGGGACGGGTGGTAAGGACGGCACCGGCGAAGAGAAGAATTTGCTGGAACTGACCCAAATGGTGGCGCTGATGTCGATGCTGGATGGCCGTGACGAGGAGCCTGACGCGGTGCGGATGTCGACTTTGCATGCGTCTAAGGGACTGGAATATCCGCATGTATTCCTGATCGGCGTGGAGGAAGGCATATTGCCGCATAAGGGCGATCCTGACGCACCGATTGAGGTCATCGCCGCGCGGATCGAAGAGGAACGTCGCCTGATGTATGTGGGTATCACCCGTGCGCAGCGCAGTCTACACGTCAGTTGGTGCAAAAAACGCAAGCGTGCCGGGGAAAGCGTGCATTGCGACATGTCGCGTTTTATTAAAGAAATGAAGCTGGACGAAGGCGATGCGGTCCCGACCGAAGACGAAGTCATTACGCCGCAAAACCGGTTGGCGAATTTGAAAGCATTATTGCAAAAGCCGCGCGTAGCATGA
- a CDS encoding MGDG synthase family glycosyltransferase, whose protein sequence is MRAAEALKACAAAYPGTEIVHWDAMDYVSAGFRAIYTDFYLHLVNRHPAVWGYVYQKSDSAHPDATMQKLRRMMERVSTRKLRAAVNLYAPDAIICTHFLPAEMLSREISSQRLACPVWVQVTDFDLHSMWLQPQMQGYFAASEEVAFRMRAKGIPATSVYVTGIPVMPAFSQTLKRVACAAALGLDAQRPIILLMSGGAGIGDLDKTVQSLLNMKDNGFECDFQLVALAGKNLELQNNLQHIVAQHPHRLKALGFSDQVEKLMACADLVITKPGGLTTSECLAMGVPMIIHSPIPGQEERNADYLLEQGAALKAVDLTALNYRLQLLLQNPHLLAELRERCLALGRPRAGREVLNVVFNHLDGLRETLTPPAIPPLVQRSYFQVH, encoded by the coding sequence ATGCGCGCGGCGGAGGCGTTAAAAGCCTGCGCGGCAGCATATCCCGGCACCGAGATTGTGCATTGGGATGCGATGGACTATGTTTCTGCCGGTTTCCGCGCTATCTACACAGATTTTTATCTTCATCTGGTAAATCGTCATCCAGCGGTGTGGGGTTACGTCTATCAAAAAAGCGACAGCGCACATCCCGACGCGACGATGCAAAAACTGCGAAGGATGATGGAACGCGTAAGCACTCGAAAATTGCGCGCAGCCGTCAACCTGTACGCGCCCGACGCGATTATTTGCACGCATTTTTTACCCGCTGAAATGCTCTCCAGAGAAATCAGCAGCCAGCGGCTCGCTTGTCCGGTATGGGTGCAGGTCACCGACTTTGATCTGCACAGTATGTGGCTGCAACCCCAGATGCAAGGCTATTTTGCGGCTAGCGAAGAGGTCGCCTTCCGCATGCGCGCCAAAGGTATTCCTGCCACTTCAGTGTATGTAACCGGCATTCCGGTGATGCCAGCGTTCTCGCAAACCCTGAAGCGAGTGGCGTGCGCGGCAGCCTTGGGGTTAGATGCACAACGCCCGATTATCCTCTTAATGTCCGGCGGTGCAGGGATTGGCGATCTGGATAAAACAGTACAAAGTTTGCTGAACATGAAGGATAACGGATTTGAGTGCGATTTTCAGCTGGTAGCGTTGGCCGGTAAAAATCTGGAGTTACAAAATAATTTGCAGCACATCGTGGCCCAACATCCGCATCGCCTGAAGGCACTCGGATTTTCTGATCAGGTGGAAAAGTTAATGGCTTGTGCCGATCTGGTGATCACCAAACCCGGCGGCCTGACCACTTCTGAGTGCCTGGCGATGGGCGTTCCGATGATCATCCATTCGCCGATACCGGGGCAAGAAGAACGCAATGCCGATTATTTGTTAGAGCAAGGCGCGGCACTAAAGGCAGTAGATCTGACCGCGCTCAATTATCGACTACAACTTTTGTTGCAAAACCCACATTTGCTTGCAGAGCTGCGCGAACGGTGCCTTGCCCTGGGCCGTCCGCGTGCTGGGCGAGAAGTTTTAAATGTTGTTTTTAACCATCTTGATGGATTGCGCGAGACTTTAACACCGCCCGCGATCCCGCCACTCGTTCAACGCTCCTATTTCCAGGTTCACTGA
- a CDS encoding chorismate mutase translates to MSDTVINPQLLQLRDQIDIVDAQLVALLGQRFGLTAQVGVLKKETGLEARDPDRERLQIVKVRKLAADSGVDPDFIENLFQTMLKTVVQNHREV, encoded by the coding sequence ATGTCAGATACCGTCATTAATCCGCAGTTATTACAGTTACGCGATCAAATCGATATTGTCGATGCACAGTTGGTCGCGCTGCTTGGTCAGCGCTTTGGACTGACAGCGCAAGTCGGGGTGTTAAAAAAAGAAACCGGTCTTGAAGCAAGAGATCCAGATCGGGAGCGTTTACAGATTGTAAAAGTGCGCAAGTTAGCCGCTGATTCCGGTGTCGATCCTGATTTCATAGAGAATTTGTTTCAAACCATGTTGAAAACGGTGGTCCAGAATCATCGAGAGGTTTAA
- a CDS encoding DUF4404 family protein, which produces MSLDNLKESLQKLHATLESGAPVDPETKALLQTLDADIQRILANNTNATPDVSTEEASSDLVNQAQKISARLAVRHPHLEPVFREIADMLTKMGI; this is translated from the coding sequence ATGAGCCTCGACAACCTCAAAGAATCATTGCAAAAACTGCACGCAACGCTAGAAAGCGGCGCACCTGTCGATCCTGAAACTAAAGCGCTACTGCAAACATTGGACGCAGATATACAAAGGATATTGGCTAACAATACGAACGCGACACCGGATGTATCGACAGAGGAAGCTAGTAGCGACCTGGTCAACCAGGCACAAAAAATCTCAGCACGTTTGGCTGTCCGTCATCCACATCTGGAACCGGTATTCCGCGAGATCGCCGATATGCTCACAAAAATGGGCATTTAA
- a CDS encoding recombination-associated protein RdgC yields MWFKNLQIYRIPAPWAISSDQLEAFLSKQAFAECSSLEMQSQGWISPRDNGMLVHVVNRQLILALGTEKKLLPATVINQVTKARAAEIEEQQGFAPGRKQLKDLKEQVTDELLPRAFSIRRTTWVWIDPVNGWLVVDASSPAKAEEVLKLLLGSVDKLQVSGLRTVHSPLTSMTDWLVADEAPSGFTVDQDTELRANGEGKATVRYVRHTLEAEDVRRHIAAGKQCTRLAMTWADRISFVLTEGLAVKRIAPLDVIKEENDVSSINDDERFDSDLTLMTGELNKLLSDLVFSLGGEPTA; encoded by the coding sequence ATGTGGTTTAAAAATCTACAAATTTATCGTATTCCCGCGCCTTGGGCGATCTCATCCGATCAACTGGAAGCGTTTCTGTCGAAGCAGGCATTTGCTGAGTGCAGCAGTTTAGAAATGCAAAGTCAGGGTTGGATTTCACCACGCGACAACGGAATGTTGGTACACGTCGTCAATCGCCAGTTGATCCTTGCGCTCGGAACAGAAAAAAAACTTCTGCCAGCCACAGTCATCAACCAGGTCACCAAGGCACGTGCGGCAGAGATTGAAGAGCAACAAGGTTTTGCGCCTGGACGCAAACAACTGAAAGACCTAAAAGAACAGGTAACCGACGAACTGCTGCCGCGTGCATTTAGTATCCGTCGCACGACTTGGGTCTGGATTGATCCAGTCAATGGTTGGCTGGTAGTTGACGCATCGAGCCCGGCTAAAGCCGAAGAAGTGTTGAAGCTTTTGCTTGGTTCCGTCGATAAATTGCAGGTTTCAGGCTTGCGCACCGTCCATTCACCGCTCACCTCCATGACCGACTGGTTGGTCGCAGATGAAGCCCCAAGCGGCTTTACGGTCGATCAGGATACTGAATTGCGCGCTAACGGTGAAGGCAAGGCCACCGTGCGTTACGTGCGTCACACGCTGGAAGCTGAAGACGTAAGGCGTCATATCGCAGCGGGCAAACAATGTACCCGCCTAGCGATGACGTGGGCCGACCGAATTTCTTTCGTGTTGACCGAAGGGCTGGCTGTCAAGCGCATAGCGCCCCTTGACGTGATAAAAGAAGAAAACGACGTTTCCAGCATAAACGATGACGAACGCTTCGACTCAGATCTGACCCTGATGACCGGCGAGTTAAATAAACTTCTCAGTGACTTGGTGTTTTCTTTAGGCGGGGAACCGACTGCGTAA
- a CDS encoding diguanylate cyclase, producing the protein MLYWVTFSYVLDTLLLSAFAAIDVLAAPLILMYGAMAVLINGIFYLLIKSGYNRRLKDPTMTLAQLMVAAFGQIGFVILVPEVGYLFLINLFTVYVFGVATLSTLRYVFSWIIGALGLAVAFYLVGSRLGLPVGTSQSLFLVYLSFTLTLGRCVFIADYLTRLGKRLSKKNSALLLAMQRVQELATRDELTNTENRRSLGEILDSEQKRFQRGGASFCIAILDLDGFKTVNDRFGHPVGDEVLKAFVQIVRHEMRHSDHFARYGGDEFVLVLTGTTLSDGLVALERICDQTAIFNWHQFGVGIAVTASIGVTDFRPEETIASAFQRADTAMYAAKSAGRNRVVASGDLQENGYGIDDMGSIDAAAA; encoded by the coding sequence ATGCTTTACTGGGTGACCTTTAGCTACGTCCTGGATACTCTGTTGCTCTCTGCCTTTGCAGCCATTGATGTGCTCGCTGCACCTCTTATTTTGATGTATGGCGCAATGGCTGTGTTGATTAACGGCATCTTCTACCTGTTGATTAAGAGCGGCTACAACCGCAGGCTAAAAGATCCAACCATGACATTGGCACAATTGATGGTGGCCGCCTTTGGACAAATCGGTTTTGTTATTTTGGTGCCAGAAGTTGGTTACCTGTTTTTGATCAACCTCTTTACCGTGTACGTCTTTGGTGTTGCGACTCTTTCTACCTTACGCTACGTCTTTAGCTGGATTATCGGAGCGTTGGGACTGGCGGTTGCGTTCTATCTGGTAGGGAGCCGACTAGGTCTTCCTGTGGGTACCTCGCAAAGTCTGTTTTTGGTCTATCTCTCTTTTACGCTGACGCTAGGGCGCTGCGTATTTATCGCTGATTATTTAACGCGTCTCGGTAAGCGTCTATCTAAAAAAAACAGTGCCTTGTTATTAGCTATGCAGCGTGTGCAAGAGTTAGCAACACGTGACGAATTGACGAATACCGAAAATCGGCGATCTCTTGGCGAAATTTTGGATTCGGAACAAAAACGTTTTCAGCGTGGTGGCGCATCGTTCTGTATTGCCATACTGGATCTGGATGGTTTTAAAACCGTCAATGACCGTTTTGGTCATCCCGTTGGCGATGAAGTTCTAAAAGCTTTCGTGCAAATCGTACGCCATGAGATGCGTCATAGCGATCATTTCGCTCGCTATGGCGGGGACGAGTTTGTATTGGTTCTGACCGGCACAACCTTATCCGATGGATTAGTAGCGCTAGAACGCATTTGTGACCAGACGGCGATATTTAACTGGCACCAATTTGGTGTGGGGATTGCCGTCACAGCCTCTATCGGCGTGACTGACTTCCGCCCAGAGGAAACCATTGCATCGGCTTTTCAGCGCGCTGACACCGCTATGTATGCCGCTAAATCGGCAGGCCGTAACCGTGTTGTCGCCAGCGGCGACCTGCAGGAGAATGGTTACGGCATCGACGATATGGGGTCTATCGATGCCGCTGCTGCCTAG
- a CDS encoding nitroreductase family protein — protein MSESNPRVTEHTIDPQFINRWSPRAYTNDEMTEQELLTILEAARWAPSSYNSQPWRFVFARRGTPHWDKLLGLLNDFNRSWAEKSSALMVVLSKTTMTAPGSTEEKPSPTHSFDAGSAWGYLALQASLSGWHAHGMAGFDKEKTRSELAIPENIAIEAVIAIGKIGDKAMLPAGLQEKEAPSPRLPLSALVSEGTFKA, from the coding sequence ATGTCCGAATCAAACCCACGCGTTACCGAACACACTATTGATCCACAATTTATCAATCGCTGGTCGCCCCGCGCATACACTAACGATGAGATGACAGAACAAGAACTGTTGACCATTCTGGAAGCGGCACGCTGGGCGCCATCGTCCTACAATTCGCAGCCATGGCGCTTTGTATTTGCACGTCGCGGCACGCCACATTGGGACAAACTGCTCGGATTGCTGAACGATTTCAACCGTAGTTGGGCTGAAAAGTCTTCTGCGTTGATGGTCGTCTTGTCGAAAACCACGATGACTGCACCAGGATCAACCGAAGAAAAACCATCGCCAACCCACTCGTTTGACGCAGGTTCAGCTTGGGGCTATCTGGCGCTACAAGCCAGTCTTTCAGGCTGGCATGCGCATGGCATGGCCGGCTTTGATAAGGAAAAAACCCGCAGCGAACTGGCGATACCTGAAAATATTGCCATTGAAGCGGTGATTGCCATCGGCAAGATCGGCGACAAAGCAATGCTTCCAGCCGGATTGCAAGAAAAAGAAGCGCCAAGTCCGCGCCTGCCGCTTTCAGCTTTAGTGTCGGAAGGCACGTTTAAAGCGTAA
- a CDS encoding SPOR domain-containing protein, giving the protein MSKIDKRKKKQAGGTFVGVILGLIVGLAIAVVVAIMITKTPTPFTNKAPKVEKPSDIITAPEQLSDPNKPLYGNRGQASTPATAVAPVVVPDRPVSPVVVAPAAPDLIGQKIQEKQHEAAKAPIIDKSTADKTKKVASDIATAKTDSADDHWIYYLQIGAFREQAEAESARARLALQGFEAKVSERPSDNGSLYRVRIGSFSSLETMNRMRSKLSDSGISTAVVRSAK; this is encoded by the coding sequence ATGAGCAAAATAGACAAACGCAAAAAAAAGCAAGCTGGCGGAACGTTCGTTGGTGTGATTCTGGGCCTGATTGTCGGTTTGGCGATTGCGGTGGTCGTAGCAATCATGATTACCAAAACCCCAACACCTTTTACCAATAAAGCACCAAAGGTCGAAAAGCCGTCCGACATCATCACCGCGCCTGAGCAATTGTCTGATCCTAACAAGCCGCTCTACGGTAACCGTGGTCAGGCCTCAACACCTGCTACCGCAGTTGCGCCTGTAGTAGTTCCTGATCGGCCCGTTAGTCCGGTCGTCGTTGCGCCAGCAGCACCTGATCTGATCGGCCAAAAGATTCAGGAAAAGCAGCACGAAGCCGCCAAAGCACCGATTATCGATAAATCGACCGCGGATAAAACCAAGAAAGTGGCCTCTGACATCGCCACAGCCAAAACTGACAGCGCAGACGATCACTGGATTTATTACCTGCAAATCGGCGCCTTTCGCGAGCAGGCTGAAGCAGAAAGTGCACGTGCCAGATTAGCGTTGCAGGGTTTTGAGGCAAAAGTCAGCGAACGACCATCCGATAATGGTTCACTGTATCGCGTACGTATCGGTTCATTTAGTAGCTTAGAAACAATGAACCGTATGCGTAGTAAGCTGTCTGACAGCGGCATCAGCACTGCAGTAGTGCGTTCAGCAAAATAA